The segment GTTTGCGGCTCTTCTGGCGGCGGTGGCCGGCGCACTCGCCGCGCAGGTGGTGGCGGTGGGCGGCGACGGCCTGCCGATGTACCGCTTCTTCGTGCCCGTGCTGGGGCCGTTCGCGCTGCTGGTCGGCTGGGGCGCACACGCGTGTCTCGAGCGAGTCACTCGCGTTGGCTTTGCGCAAGCGATCGCGGTCGCCGTGTTTGCGGCGATGGCCGCGTACTCGGCGCTGCCCGCGTTCCGCGGCACGCAGTACGGCTACGTGCAGCAGGACGTCCGCGAGGTCGGGGCGTGGCGGCGGATCGGCGCGTGGTTCCGCGAGCACGCGAAGCCCGGCGAGACGATCGCGGTGATCCCCGCCGGCGCGATCCCGTACTTCTCGCGGCTGCGCGCGATCGACATGCTGGGTCTGAACGACCTGCACATCGCCCATCGAGACATGCCCGAGCTCGGCGGCGGGCAGGCGGGCCACGAGAAGTACGACGTCGAGTACGTGCTCGGGCGGCGGCCGGAGTACGTCATCGTCGGAGTGTACGGACTCTCGCGCGACCCGCTGCCACCGCTCGAGCTGGTTCGTCCCTTCTACCCCGCCGAGCGAGAGCTGCTGCTTCACCCCGGCTTCGCGGCGGCGTATCGTCCCGAAACCGCCCGAACACCGGATGGACATTTTGCGTACTTCGTCCGCGAAGCCCCCTGAGCCGCGTGCGCGCGCCGCGCACGCCGCCCCGTCGCTCGCGCTCGCCGCGGCGCTCTCGGCGTGCCTGCTGATCTTCGCGTACCAGATCTGGGTCTACGAGTTCCTGACCGACGACGCGTTCATCTCGTTTCGCTACGCGCGCAATCTTCGCGATGGCTACCCCCTCGTGTTCAATCCCGGCTTCGAGCGCGTCGAGGGCTACACCAATCTGCTCTGGGTGCTGGTCCTGTCCTCGTGCCAGTGGCTCACCGGCTTCGAGCCGCACCAGACCGCGAACTGGATCAGCGCTGCCGCCGGGCTCGTACTCTGGGGCGGGACGGTCGCCTTCTGCTGGCGCCGCGAGCGACGGGGCGTCGGGTCGTGGCTCGTCGTCGTTCCGGCGCTGTGGCTGGCACTGAACCGCAGTGCGGCCGTTTGGAGCACGAGCGGCCTCGAGACCAAGCTCTTCGAGCTGCTGGTGGTGGCGGCCGTGCTCGTCGGAGTTCGCGAGATCGAGCGGCGGGAATCCCGCTGGTGGCGGCCCGCGCTGCTGCTCGCGCTCGCCGCGCTGACCCGGCCCGACGGCCTCCTGTTCGCCGGCGCGTTCTTCGCGGCGCGCTTCGGCTGCGAAGCGTACGAGCGGCGCGTCGATCTCGCCGCGGCGGCGAAGGGCGCGCTGCTCTTCGCGGTCGTCGTCGGCGCGCAGTTCGCGTTCCGCTGGGCGTACTACGGCGAGTGGCTTCCGAACACCTACTACGCCAAGCTCGACGGAGCGAGCTGGTGGGACATGGGCGGGCTCTACCTGCGCACCTTCCTGCAGGAGTACGGCGCGCCGGTCTGGCTCCCGCTGGTCGTCGTGGGCGCGGCGTGCCGCGTGTGGGCCGGGCGCCCGGCCGCGACCGTTCTGATCGGGCTCACGGTGGCGAGTCATGCGCTCTACGTCGCGTACTGCGGCGGCGATCACTTCGAGTACCGTCCCGTCGACGTCTACTTCCCCTTGCTCGCGGTGCTGCTGTACGACGGGCTCGCGTTCGCCGCGCAGCGCCTCGGCACTGCATTCGCGGTGGCCTGGGCCGGCGCTTCCTGCCTGGCCGTGGCGGTGATTCCTGCGCTGTCCCACCTCGATTTTCCATCGAGCTACGAACCGGGCTTTCCCGGCTGGCACGCGCGCGCCGACGGCAATCGCGACCTTGTCGATCTTCGCCGCCATCCGTGGCTCGAAAGCGTTCCCGGTGTCTCCGGATATCTTCGCAGTTACAACTCGTCGTTCGAGGCACTGAGTCGTCAGTTCGTCGCTCTGCGCCAGGAGGAGCACCGGGGATTTCTCGCCACCGTCGAGCCCGAGGGGGTGATTCTGGGCAGGATGGTCAACGAGGGCCTGCTGCCGCGCGACACGCACGTCGCGATTCCCTGCGTCGGAGCGATTCCCTACTTCAGCGGTCTGCGCACGCTCGACGAGCTCGGCCTGACCGACAAGGTGGTCGCGCGCCAGAAGATGCCGCCGAGCGCGGAGCGCGCGATGGCGCACGACAAGGTCGCCTCCTACGAGTATCTGGCCGCGAGCGGTGTCGACCTGATCGCTCCGTTCATGGAGCCGCACCTGGTGACGAGCGATCCCGAAGTCGTCGAGAGCTGGCGCCGGACCGCGCGTCAGGCCGGTCCGGACAGCCGGCTGTACCTGTCGAAGCCGGTGCTCGGCGGACACACCGTGGTCGCCGTGATCCTCGCGCCCGACCCGCACGTCCGCTTCCCGGCGCTCGACCTGCGCCCGGCCTGGGAATAGCGTCGGGTCGGCGCTGGGTCACGGCTCGAAACGGAACCCGGCCACGACCCGCTGACCTGCGGGTCGATCGTTGGACCGCTCGAATCCCGAGATGGCGGCTTCGTTGGACCGAACGATCGCTCGTCCTTCGTCCCGTCGCTCCGCTAGTGACTCTCCCTCCACGCATCCCACCCCTCGCGCAGCTCCGGTAGCTTCGACCGGTCGCCGAAGACTTCGCCGGCGAGGATGGGGCGGAGCAGGTCGGTTTCGAGGATCTCGCCTGCCGTGGCGATGCCGCTGCGCAGGACGCCGGAGATGCCGGGGCCCGAGGGCGTGCTGGCGCCGGTGAGGAACAGACCCTCGATCTCGGTGCGGGGGCCGACGCGCATCGGGCCGGCCTGGCTGCGCGACATCTCGATCCCGTAGGAGGTGCCGCCGGTGGAGTGCGTGAAGCGCTCCTGGCTGATCGGCGTGGCGGCCTCCTGCCAGACGATGTGCTCGCGCAGGCCGGGGATCACGCGCTCGGAGACGTCGATCAGGTGGTCCATCAGCTCTTTCTTGCGCTCGCGGTAGACCGGGTCGCGGTGGTAGTCGCCGCCGTCGGCGGGGCCGCGATCGACGCCCCACACCGAGTACTCGCGCGGGACCAGCGTCATGATCTGCAGGTTGGTGTGGCCGACCGGCGCGATCTGGCGCGTGACGGGGTCCTTCAGGCTCGCGGCGGTGATGTACGCCATCGCCTTCGACGAGATGCGGCCGGCGTCGAGCTCGTCGTAGACGCCCTCGATGTCGTAGTCGCCCCAGATGAAGTGGTTGCTGTTGGGGAAGCCCTTCGCGCGCAGGTCGATGTCCAGGCCCAGGTACACACAGAACAGTGGCACGGCCATCTTGAGCGAGCGGATCCGCTCGACCGTGTCGGGCTTCAGGTTCTCGGGCCCGACCAGCTCGAAGAAGGTGCGCTTCAGGTCGGCGTTCGAGATCACGAGCGGCGCGTCGACCTCGTGCGGCGCGCGGTCCTTGCGGCCGGTGAGCACGCCGACGGCGTGGCCCTTCTCGATGCGGATGCGCCGCACCGGGCTCTGCGTGCGCACCTCCCCGCCGTTGGCGCGGATCGACTCGATCAGGCGCGCGGCGAGCACCTGGCCGCCGCCCTCCGGGTAGTACGCGCCGCGCAGGAAGTGGTCGGTGAGCCCCGCGGCCATCACGACCGGCGTGTCGGACGGGCGCACCGCGTAGCAGCCCTGCTCGCCCAGCAGCACCGCGCCGGCTTGCTTGGAGAGCTTGTGCTCGGCGAAGAGCTCCGTCACCGGCCGCAGACCCTGCTGCAGGAACGTCGGCGCCTGCGTCATGATGTCGGCCATCGCGAGCTCGCCGCGGCCGAGCCGGTGGCCCGTGCCTGCCACGTCCTGCATCACGTCGAGCACGGCGTCGAGCGCGACCTTCTCGTTCGGGAACGTCTGGTGCAGCCGCGCGCGGTAGCGGTCCCAGCCGAACGGCACGCGGAACGAAACGTCGGGGAAGTGCAGCGTCGAGTAGCCGTCGGAGTCGAGCGGCCGGAACACCACGCGCTCCGCGAGGCCCAGGCCGTTCAGCACCGCGGTGATCACGCCGTCGCGGCCGCACTCGCCGATGTAGTGGATGCCGACGTCGAACTCGTACTCCTGGCCCTTGTGCTTGCGGCGGAACACCTGGCTGTTCCCGCCCGCCACGTAGTGACCCTCGAGCACGAGCGTCCGCTTTCCCGCCGCGCAAAGGTACGCGGCCGCGGCCAGGCCGCCCAGGCCGGACCCGATCACGATCGCGTCGAACTTCTCCCGCTCCGAAGCCGCCTGCCCACCCATCGCTTCCTCCTCGCTTGCCGCTGCATCCGCCCGCGTCCGGCTCGCGAGTCTACTCGAAGCGCCGATCCGCCTGCTCGGTCTGCCGTGGGCGGGGAAAACGCGCGATGATCGCGGGCGGATCCAGATGAGCGCGAAGACGGCGGACGAAGCGGACCAGGCGCACGAGAGGCGGCGGCGGCGCCGGGCGCTGCTCGCGCTCGGGCTGGCCGCGCTCGTCGTCGCGGCGATCCGGATGCGCATCGCCGACGTGCCGCTCGAGCGCGACGAGGGCGAGTACGCCTACTTCGCGCAGCTGCTGCTGCAGGGCGTTCCGCCCTGGGCCGAGGCCTACACCATGAAGATGCCCGGCACCGCGGCGGCCTACGCGCTGGCGCTCGGGCTCTTCGGCCAGACGGCGCTCGCGATCCGGCTCGGCCTGCTCGCGGTGAGCCTGCTCTCGATGGTCCTGGTCTACGCGCTCGGGCGCCGGATCGGCGACGACTGGACCGGCGCGGCGGCCGGGGCGGCGTACGGATTCCTGTCGCTCGCCGTCGCGGTGCTGGGCACGGCCGCGCACGCGACCCACTTCGTCGCGCTCTTCGCGCTGGCGGGGCTGGTGCTGCTGCTGCGCGCGCTGGAATCGAGGCGAACCTTGGAGCTCTTCGCGAGCGGCGCGGTTCTCGGCCTGGCCTACACCATGAAGCAGCACGGGGTGGTGTTCGCGGCCTTCGGCGCGCTCTGGGTGCTTCGGCATTCCAGGCGCGGGCTCCCCGCCTACTGCGCGGGCGCCGCGCTTCCGTTCGCCGCGATCGCGCTCTGGCTCTGGGGGGCGGGCGTCTTCGAACGCTTCTGGTTCTGGAACTTCGTGTACGCGTCGAGCTACGCGACGTCCGAGCCGCTCGCGTACGCGCTCGGCCGGCTCGGCTTCGCGCTCGGGCGCATGCCGCCGCTCGCGGGGTTCCTGGCGCTGGCCGCGCTCGGCCTGCTCGCGCCGATCCGGGATTCGCTGGCCCGGCGCTCCGCGCTCTTCCTCGGCGGGTTGCTGGCGTTCTCGGTGTTCGCGGTCGTGCCGGGCGGCCACTTCCGCCCCCACTACTTCATCGCCATGTGGCCGGCTGTCGCGTTGCTCGTCGGGGTCGGCGCGAGCGCCGTCGCGCGCCGCGTGGGCGCGAAGGCCGCTGCGGCGGTGGTCGTCGCGTCCGCGGCGCTTCTGATCGGGCTGGAGCGCGACCCGCTGCTGCGCCTTTCGCCGCTGGAGTTCTCGCGCGCGGTGTACCGACTGAACCCGTTCCCCGAGTCGATCGAGATCGCAGACTACGTGCGCGCGAACACCACCCCCGAAGAGCGCGTGGCCGTGTTCGGCTCCGAGCCGCAGATCTTCTTCTACGCGCAGCGCCGCAGCGCGACCGGGCACATCTACATGTACGGGCTCACGGAGGTGCACCCCTACGCGCTCGCGATGCAGAAGGAGCTGGTCGCGCAGGTCGAGGCCGCGCGCGCGCCGGTGGTGGTGCTCGCAAACGCGTTCAGCTCCTGGATGTGGCGGCCCGCGTCGGAGCACCACGCGTTCGACTGGGCGCAGGGCTACCTGCGACGCGAGTACGACGTGGAGGGCGTGGTCGAGATCCTGGACTCGGGCACGACGTCGGTCTGGGGCGAGGCCGCGCGAAGCTACGCGCCGCGGACCGACGAGTCACTCGTGATCTTCCGGCGCAAGCCGCCGGCTAGCGAACCCCGGTGAGCTGCGAAGACACGTCCCAGAGCCGCTCGGAGAGCGCCTCGTCGTTCGCGCGCCGGCTCGGCTCGCTCACTGCGCAGTCCGAGAAGTACTTGCCGGTCACCCCCTCGAGCTCCGGCCGCGCGGCGACGTAGCAGCTGGTGGCCGCGCCCTGCGGGATCGTCTTCGAGAACGGCCGCATCACGAAGCCGGCGACCGCGCCGAGAAGCGGATTCATGTTCCGGCCCAGGTTCGTGGAGATGACTCCGGGGTGCAGCGCGTTCGCGGTGTGCCTGGGGCCGATCCGCCGCGCGAGCGCCTTCGCGAAGAGCACGTTCGCGAGCTTCGACTGCCCGTACGCGCGCCACGCGCCGTAGCTCCGCTCGGCTGCGAGGTCGTCGAAGTCGATCCCGCCCGACGGCGCCTGGAAATGCGCGGCGCTGCTCACGACGACGACGCGCGCTGCGCGCGCGGCGTCCAGCTGCGGCCGCAGCAGATTCACGAGCAGGAAATGCCCCAGGTGATTGGTGGCGAGCTGCTTCTCGACGCCGTTCACGAGCGCTCGCTCGGGCAGCGCCATGATTCCCGCGTTGGCGATGCACAGATCGAGCGGCCGGCCCATCCGCGAGACCTCGCGCGCGCAGGCACGAATCGAGTCCTGGCTCTCGAGCTCGCAGGCGAGCGGCACGAGCGCGCCGCTCACCCGCGCGCAGGCTGCCTCGGCCTTCTCGAGCGTGCGCGCGGTTCCGATCACCTTCGCGCCGCGCAGCGCCAGCACGCGCATGGTCTCGAAGCCGATCCCGGAGTTCACGCCGGTGACCAGCGCGAGCGTTCCGGACAGATCGATCCCCTCGGTGACTTGCTCCGCGGTGCTCGACTTCCCGAAGGTCAGGGCGACGGCTGCTTCGCGTAGTAGGCGGAGAGCTTCAACAGCGCCGCGCGCGTGGCGGCGAGCTTGGGCTTCAGGAAGTCGTTGATGTCGACGAACATCGCGTCGGACTTCGCGTACTCGCGGCGCTGCAGGATCTGTTCGTACACCGGCGTGGTCGCCTCGAGCCCTTCACCCTTCTCCAGGTCGCCGTGCAGGCTCGCGGCCAGCCACTCGATCTGCCGCAGGTCCTGGGTGATCTCGTGCAGCTTCGACCGGTCCGTGGTCATGTTCCACGCGTTGCTCTTGCGCACCGCATCGCGCAGGCCCGAGACGGCGGACTCGAGATCGGCGGCGGCGGCCGTGACCGCGGCCTGGTCCCACTTCGCGGTCTGCGCCTGCGCGTGGGGCGCGAACACGAAGAGAAGCGCTGCGGTTGCGATTGCGATCGTGCGGCTCATCGGTACATCCTCCCGGTCCGTGCCTTGCGCAGCAGCATCGCACGGACCGCGAAGACCTGTCGACACTGCGAACGGGAGAAAAGATGAGGAAGTCGAATCTGGAGCGCGCCGTCGCCGCGCTGCTCGCCGTGGTGATCACTGCCGGCTGCGCGCAGCTGCAGTCGGCGGAAGAGGGCGTATCGAACAACCCGAAGGCCGTCCTGGGCGCGGTGATCGGCGCGGGCGCGGGAGCGCTTCTGGTCGGCGCGATGGGTGGAAAAGGCGGCGCGGTCGTCGCGGGCGCTCTGGTCGGCGGCCTGGCCGGCGGCTACGTCGGGCACCGCCTGGACGACAAGGACAAGAAGATGGCGGCGGCGGCCGCGGCGGCGGCCTTCGAGCAGAACCGCTCGGGCCAGGCGTCGGCCTGGAACAACCCCGACTCGGGGAATTCCGGCTCGATCACGCCGACCCACACCTACCAGCTCGCGAACGGGCAGTACTGCCGCGAGTACCGGCAGGAGGTCGTGATCGGCAACGAGAAGCAGCAGACCTCCGGGACCGCGTGCCGTCAGGCCGACGGCACCTGGCAGATCCAGAACTCGTGACGCGCGGGGGAGCAGAGATGAAGCGGATCGGGGCACTCGCGGTGTTTGGCATCGGGATTCTCGTCGCGATCGGCGCGAGAGCGGAGCAGGCGCAGAAGTACGACCTGAAGGCGGCCTTCGCCGAGACCGACGCGAACGGCGACGGCGCGATCGAGATCGACGAGTTCTACGAGCGGTTGGTCGACGTGTTCTTCCTCGGCGACAGCGACAAGGACGGCTTCTTCACCGAGGCGGAGTTCGTGAAGGTAGTCGTGCTCAAGGAGGACTTCGCGGCGATCGACAAGGACGGCGACGGCCGCGTCTCGCGGCGCGAGTTCGTGAGCGCGCGCCTGCCGATGTTCATGGAGATCGACGGCGGCGGCGACAGCGCGCTCTCGCTCGCGGAGCTAGCCGCCGCGCTCGAGGGGCGGGCGTCGAAGTGAGAAACGCAGCCGTTCTCGTCGTCGCGCTCGCCTTCGCTTTGGTCTCGATTTCCTGTCAGACCGCCTACAACAACGCCTACGACCAGGAATACGAGCGGCTGAAACAGCAGGACGAGGCCGCGCACGCGGAGGCCGCCCGGTACGCGGCGGTGATCTACTTCGCGACCGGCAGCGCCGCGCTCGACGAGGACGCGAAGCAGCAGCTGCGCTGGTTCGCGGAGAAGCAGGCGCCGTTCCCGCACGCGACGTTCGACGTTCAGGGCTTCGCGGACTCGACCGGCGGCGAGGCCACCAACCAGACGCTCTCCGCGCAGCGCGCGCAGGCGTGCGCGGGCTACCTGTCGACGCTGGGGATCGAGCCCGCGCGGATGAAGGTGACGGCGTTCTCGACCGCCTCGCCGGCCGCGTCGAACGCGTCGGCGCAGGGGCGCAAGAGCAACCGCCGGGTCGAGATCACGGTGCGCTGAGCTCGGCCTCGATCCTCGCGAGCATCTCCTTCGCGCCCGGGTCCTCGGGCGCAAGGGCGACCAGCTCGCGCGCGAGCGGCAGCGCGCTCGCCCACTCGCCGGCCTGCGCATGGAAGAGCGCGAGCGCGTGCACGATCTGCGGGTCGCTCTTCGCGCGCTCGTAGGCAAGACGCAGCGCGCGGCCCGCATCGGCGCGCTGGCCGGAGCGCAGCAGCGCGAGGCCGTGGTTGTAGTGCACGCGCGCGCGCTCGGGCATGAGCTCCGCGGCGCGGCCGAGTGACTCGGCGCCGGGCTCGAGCTTGCCGGCCTCGACGAGAAGGAGGCCGAGCGAGTAGTGCAGGTCGCCCTGCTCGGGCGAGAGCCGTATCGCGTCGCGGAGCGCGCTCTCCGCGTCCGCGTTTCGCCCCATCTTGTTGAGCAGCGTGGCCAGGTTGAAGCTCGCGGGAAGGAACGCGGGGTCCATGCGCAGCGCGGTGCGGTACTCGGCCTCGGCGCGCGCGTCCTCGCCGCGATTCGCCAGCACCACGCCCAGGTTCAGGTGCGCGCCGGGCAGGTCGCCCTGCACGCGCTGCGCGGTCTCGAACTCGCGCAGGCCCGCGTCCAGGCGAGCCCGCAGATCGGGCGCGAGGTCCGCCGCGGGCAGAACCGAGAGCACGCGCGCGGCCTCGATTCGCACGCCGAGCACCGGGTCGGAGAGCAGCGGCGACGCGACGGCCAGCCGCGCCTCGGCGCCGAGCGCGTCGCACGCGCCCGCGGCGGCGCTGCGCAGCCACGGGTCGGCCTCCTTCGCCGCGCGCTCGAGCACCGGCGTGATCTGCGGCCCCGCGGGCTCGAGCAGCCCGAGCGCGGTCGCGCGCACGACGGTCGGCTGTGCGGGGTCGTCCGCGAGCTTCATCAGCGCGGGGATCGCGCTGCCGTCGCCCGCTCGCGCCGCGGCGAAGACCTCGCCGAAGTGCGGCTCGCTGCGGCGCTCCGGCCCGTACCAGTTCGCGACGTGCTCCGCCGCCCACGCAGGCGTGCGGTCGGCGTGACAGGCGTTGCACGCGTTCGGCGTGCCGAGCTTCGCCGAGAGATCCGGCCTCGGCACTCGGATCGAGTGATCGCGGCGCCGGTCGATCTCCATGTAGGTCTTCTCCGGCATGTGACAGTCGGCGCAGGCCGCGCCGGCCGAGCCC is part of the Deltaproteobacteria bacterium genome and harbors:
- a CDS encoding glycosyltransferase family 39 protein — its product is MSAKTADEADQAHERRRRRRALLALGLAALVVAAIRMRIADVPLERDEGEYAYFAQLLLQGVPPWAEAYTMKMPGTAAAYALALGLFGQTALAIRLGLLAVSLLSMVLVYALGRRIGDDWTGAAAGAAYGFLSLAVAVLGTAAHATHFVALFALAGLVLLLRALESRRTLELFASGAVLGLAYTMKQHGVVFAAFGALWVLRHSRRGLPAYCAGAALPFAAIALWLWGAGVFERFWFWNFVYASSYATSEPLAYALGRLGFALGRMPPLAGFLALAALGLLAPIRDSLARRSALFLGGLLAFSVFAVVPGGHFRPHYFIAMWPAVALLVGVGASAVARRVGAKAAAAVVVASAALLIGLERDPLLRLSPLEFSRAVYRLNPFPESIEIADYVRANTTPEERVAVFGSEPQIFFYAQRRSATGHIYMYGLTEVHPYALAMQKELVAQVEAARAPVVVLANAFSSWMWRPASEHHAFDWAQGYLRREYDVEGVVEILDSGTTSVWGEAARSYAPRTDESLVIFRRKPPASEPR
- a CDS encoding OmpA family protein — translated: MRNAAVLVVALAFALVSISCQTAYNNAYDQEYERLKQQDEAAHAEAARYAAVIYFATGSAALDEDAKQQLRWFAEKQAPFPHATFDVQGFADSTGGEATNQTLSAQRAQACAGYLSTLGIEPARMKVTAFSTASPAASNASAQGRKSNRRVEITVR
- a CDS encoding SDR family NAD(P)-dependent oxidoreductase — its product is MTFGKSSTAEQVTEGIDLSGTLALVTGVNSGIGFETMRVLALRGAKVIGTARTLEKAEAACARVSGALVPLACELESQDSIRACAREVSRMGRPLDLCIANAGIMALPERALVNGVEKQLATNHLGHFLLVNLLRPQLDAARAARVVVVSSAAHFQAPSGGIDFDDLAAERSYGAWRAYGQSKLANVLFAKALARRIGPRHTANALHPGVISTNLGRNMNPLLGAVAGFVMRPFSKTIPQGAATSCYVAARPELEGVTGKYFSDCAVSEPSRRANDEALSERLWDVSSQLTGVR
- a CDS encoding NAD(P)/FAD-dependent oxidoreductase — translated: MRIRIAATTSAASPSASSARRRRRLSCAWSASSAVFALIWIRPRSSRVFPAHGRPSRRIGASSRLASRTRADAAASEEEAMGGQAASEREKFDAIVIGSGLGGLAAAAYLCAAGKRTLVLEGHYVAGGNSQVFRRKHKGQEYEFDVGIHYIGECGRDGVITAVLNGLGLAERVVFRPLDSDGYSTLHFPDVSFRVPFGWDRYRARLHQTFPNEKVALDAVLDVMQDVAGTGHRLGRGELAMADIMTQAPTFLQQGLRPVTELFAEHKLSKQAGAVLLGEQGCYAVRPSDTPVVMAAGLTDHFLRGAYYPEGGGQVLAARLIESIRANGGEVRTQSPVRRIRIEKGHAVGVLTGRKDRAPHEVDAPLVISNADLKRTFFELVGPENLKPDTVERIRSLKMAVPLFCVYLGLDIDLRAKGFPNSNHFIWGDYDIEGVYDELDAGRISSKAMAYITAASLKDPVTRQIAPVGHTNLQIMTLVPREYSVWGVDRGPADGGDYHRDPVYRERKKELMDHLIDVSERVIPGLREHIVWQEAATPISQERFTHSTGGTSYGIEMSRSQAGPMRVGPRTEIEGLFLTGASTPSGPGISGVLRSGIATAGEILETDLLRPILAGEVFGDRSKLPELREGWDAWRESH
- a CDS encoding ammonia-forming cytochrome c nitrite reductase subunit c552, giving the protein PMCADCHSTGVVKGYDAASDSYGTSWAELDVGCQACHGPGSAHVELARAGSGSATGKPGGLLVDLATADATRQVESCAPCHSRRAQIRADIPYGRPLLDGFLPATLDVGLYHPDGQIDAEVYEYGSFLQSAMYARGVRCSDCHDSHSGKLAAEGNALCVRCHSPAGDSRFPTLKAREYDAPEHHHHAPGSAGAACADCHMPEKTYMEIDRRRDHSIRVPRPDLSAKLGTPNACNACHADRTPAWAAEHVANWYGPERRSEPHFGEVFAAARAGDGSAIPALMKLADDPAQPTVVRATALGLLEPAGPQITPVLERAAKEADPWLRSAAAGACDALGAEARLAVASPLLSDPVLGVRIEAARVLSVLPAADLAPDLRARLDAGLREFETAQRVQGDLPGAHLNLGVVLANRGEDARAEAEYRTALRMDPAFLPASFNLATLLNKMGRNADAESALRDAIRLSPEQGDLHYSLGLLLVEAGKLEPGAESLGRAAELMPERARVHYNHGLALLRSGQRADAGRALRLAYERAKSDPQIVHALALFHAQAGEWASALPLARELVALAPEDPGAKEMLARIEAELSAP